The DNA segment TCTTCATTCATGTCGGGATTGTTGATGATGGTTTCGAGGTATCCTTGTATCGAGCTGACCGGGGTTTTCAATTCGTGGTTGATGTTGTTGGTCAGTTGGCGTTTGAGCCGTATCTTTTCCTGTTCTTCATGGAGCACCATGGCGTGTTCCCGGTCACGGTCGGCGATGGTCTGTTGCAGTTGGGAGTAGAGTTGCACGATGTGTTGGGAGATTTCCCCCAGTTCGTCGTTGGGGAAGGGCTCGATGTTTTCGATGCGTTCTTTCCGGCTGGCCAAGTTGGCAAATTCTTGCAGCCGCTTGATGCTTTGCCCGATGTGCCTGATGGCAAAATACCCGAAGAGGCACATCATGACGGTAAACCCTATCATGATCCATAAAAAGGAAAAGTCGGCTGAGAGCAGTCGGGTAAGCGAGACGTTGTAGGGTAGTGCCGAGCGCACCAGCGTGTCACCGATGCGCGTGGCGGAGTAGAAGTAGTCTCCCTTCTCGTTTTCGGAACGGCGGCGTATGGTGTAACCTTCGCCTTGTTCAAGGGCCTGGCTTACTTCATTCCGCTGGCGATGGTTGGGGATTACCTCGTTTTTCCAGGCGAAGGGGGCGTCGTTGAGTACGACGCCGGCGGTGTCGATGAGGGTGAGGCGCAAGTCGGGATAGCGGTTCTGGAAATGTCGGGCGATTTCTTCGAAGGTTTTGCCGCTTTCGAGCTCGTCGATGACTTGTGCGTTGAGTAATTGCAGTTGTATGTTGAGATTTTCTACTTTGAATTGTTTCTCTCGTTCATATTGGAAAAGGACAAAACCGCTCATGAGTATGCCGGCAAAGAGTACCAGCATGAAAAAGAGACGTTGTGAGTAAGAGATTCTATTCTTCAAAGCCATATCCGTAACCTTGTCTTGTAACGATGTGTTTGCCGTAGGGCTCTATTTTCTTCCTCAACCGGGTGATGTTGACGTCGATGGTGCGGTCGAGCACGATGACGTCGTCGCTCCATACCTGGCTCAGTATGTCGGCGCGGGAGAAGATGGTCTCCCGGTGGCGCAGGAAGAGCGACAGCATCTCAAATTCGGTTTTCGTGAGTTTCACCTCTTTCCCGTCGACATGGCATGTCTTGCGTTGCAGGTTCAGTTCGAGGCCGTTGAATGCGACTTTCTCGTCCTGTTTTTCTTTTCCCGGCTTGGCTCCCGCCGAGCGGCGCAATACCGTTTTTACCCGTGCAATGACCTCTCTGATGGAGAAGGGCTTTGTGATGTAATCGTCGGCGCCTATTTCAAGCCCGATGACCGTGTCGTCTTCGGTGTCTTTGGCGGTGCAGAAGATTATGGGTATGTCGGCCGTTTCGGGTTGGCGTTTGAGCTGCTGGGCCAACTTGAATCCGCTCGTCTCGCCCATCATGACGTCGAGCAGGATAAGGGAGTATTGGGTGATGTCTTTTTTCAGAGCTTCTTCGGCGTTGTACGCGACATCGACCGAGAAGCCTTCTACTTCGAGGTTGAATTGCAGAATCTCGCACAATGATTCTTCATCGTCTATTACCAATATCCTTGTCTTTTCCATTCGGGTGAGATCTGTTTCGACGACAAAGATAAAAATATTTTAATGATGTTGAAGAAAAAACGAGTGTAAAAATATGCAGTCTGTACCTATTTGCGGGCTGTTACATTGAGCGGCCGTATGATGCGTATGCCGGTGAATCGGCGGTTTTCCCGCAGTTGGAGGGTGAGCGCGCGTTTTTCGATGACGACGGCTCCCTGGCTCGATGAGGCGTGTATGAGACGCACGGTGCCGTTCTCGTTCAGGGCAATGCCCACATGGGCGATGTCGAGCCCGTCGATGTCGGTGGTGAAGGCGATGATGTCGCCGCTTTGTATGCCTGCGAGAGCGGCACTGTCGAGGCATTCGGCCGGCAGGACGCTGACCGTGCTGCCGCTGAGCCGTTTTTCTTGCGAGGCGATGGCCCCGATGAGCGTGGTGTCGCGTTGCAGGGCCGGGTAGCAATGGGCATGCCGGCTCATGAAGTGGAGTTGCAACGTGTCGTCGACCCCTCCCAGGGCGGCGGTCATTTCTTTGACGTTTCCTCTCCGCTCGTTGTCGATAATCCAGTCGCTGAAATAGTGCAGCCGGGAGGGGTAACCGTCGATGCGCCCGTTGCGGTAGCGCAGGGCGGTGAGTTGGCGGCCGAAGGCTTCCCAGGTGCGCTCCCTTTTTGCCGCCGTGCGGGCCAGGGCGAGCACGGTCTCCACGAAGATGGTGCAATCGGTCTCTTGCAGGTGTGCCTGTAATTGCTCTACGCTGTCGCGGTCGAGGCTGCCGGCGGCGTAGGGGGTGCCTTCGAGCAGATGGGCGTATGCGACGACATAGTGGGCCACGTCGGGTTGTGGTACGACGACCGAGAGCAGGTACACGGCATAGAGGCTGTCGGCCGACTGGGCCGTTACCTGTGCCGCGGCAGGTGCCACGTTGCCGGTAAGGACGAGCCCGAAGAGCAGGAGTGGAAGCAATCGTTTCATAGGTGAGCCTGTTTCTGCTTCAAAGATAGTCTTTTTACTTCGAAAATTCCATTTTATCCGGCCTTTTTTAGATTCTTGCCGAAATTTTTATTCCTAAAATTTTTATCGTCAGGCTATTGTAAAAA comes from the Candidatus Caccoplasma merdavium genome and includes:
- a CDS encoding sensor histidine kinase, encoding MALKNRISYSQRLFFMLVLFAGILMSGFVLFQYEREKQFKVENLNIQLQLLNAQVIDELESGKTFEEIARHFQNRYPDLRLTLIDTAGVVLNDAPFAWKNEVIPNHRQRNEVSQALEQGEGYTIRRRSENEKGDYFYSATRIGDTLVRSALPYNVSLTRLLSADFSFLWIMIGFTVMMCLFGYFAIRHIGQSIKRLQEFANLASRKERIENIEPFPNDELGEISQHIVQLYSQLQQTIADRDREHAMVLHEEQEKIRLKRQLTNNINHELKTPVSSIQGYLETIINNPDMNEETRRLFIEKSYKQSERLGQLLQDISTITRMDEGSQLIEKEMVDLNAIVQDIIAEVALRPADKRMRITCNFNRELPITGNASLLTSVFRNLTENAIAYSGGRDIFINLVKETSEEYTFSFADNGIGIDDLHLPHIFERFYRVDKGRSRKLGGTGLGLSIVKNAVLFHGGAIEAHNRYEGGLEFTFTLKKADTPPA
- a CDS encoding response regulator transcription factor, translating into MEKTRILVIDDEESLCEILQFNLEVEGFSVDVAYNAEEALKKDITQYSLILLDVMMGETSGFKLAQQLKRQPETADIPIIFCTAKDTEDDTVIGLEIGADDYITKPFSIREVIARVKTVLRRSAGAKPGKEKQDEKVAFNGLELNLQRKTCHVDGKEVKLTKTEFEMLSLFLRHRETIFSRADILSQVWSDDVIVLDRTIDVNITRLRKKIEPYGKHIVTRQGYGYGFEE
- a CDS encoding DUF1460 domain-containing protein — translated: MKRLLPLLLFGLVLTGNVAPAAAQVTAQSADSLYAVYLLSVVVPQPDVAHYVVAYAHLLEGTPYAAGSLDRDSVEQLQAHLQETDCTIFVETVLALARTAAKRERTWEAFGRQLTALRYRNGRIDGYPSRLHYFSDWIIDNERRGNVKEMTAALGGVDDTLQLHFMSRHAHCYPALQRDTTLIGAIASQEKRLSGSTVSVLPAECLDSAALAGIQSGDIIAFTTDIDGLDIAHVGIALNENGTVRLIHASSSQGAVVIEKRALTLQLRENRRFTGIRIIRPLNVTARK